From a region of the Acomys russatus chromosome 4, mAcoRus1.1, whole genome shotgun sequence genome:
- the LOC127188612 gene encoding NADH dehydrogenase [ubiquinone] 1 alpha subcomplex subunit 1-like — MWFEILPGLAIMSVCLLIPGVSTAYIHKLTNGNKEKRVCRLRYHWYLMERDRRVSGVNRYHVSRGLENID; from the coding sequence ATGTGGTTTGAGATTCTTCCTGGCCTTGCCATCATGAGCGTGTGTTTGCTCATTCCCGGCGTGTCCACTGCGTACATCCACAAGCTCACCAACGGGAACAAGGAAAAAAGAGTTTGCCGACTTCGGTACCATTGGTATTTGATGGAGCGAGATAGACGCGTCTCTGGAGTTAATCGCTACCATGTGTCCAGGGGCCTGGAGAACATTGACTAA